From the genome of Streptomyces sp. V1I1, one region includes:
- a CDS encoding phosphocholine cytidylyltransferase family protein, with the protein MIGLVLAAGAGRRLRPYTDTLPKALVPVDGDTTVLDLTLGNFAQIGLTEAAVVVGYRKEAVYERKAALEAKYGLKLTLVDNDKAEEWNNAYSLWCARDVIKQGVILANGDTVHPVSVEQTLLAARGNGQKIILALDTVKHLADEEMKVITDGDKGVQRITKLMDPATATGEYIGVTLIEPEAADELADALKTTFERDPDLYYEDGYQELVNRGFTVDVAPIGDVKWVEIDNHDDLAKGREIACLY; encoded by the coding sequence ATGATCGGCCTCGTACTGGCAGCCGGTGCCGGACGGCGTCTTCGCCCCTACACCGACACGCTCCCGAAGGCCCTCGTGCCCGTCGACGGCGACACCACCGTCCTCGACCTCACCCTGGGGAACTTCGCCCAGATCGGGCTCACCGAGGCCGCCGTCGTCGTCGGCTACCGCAAGGAGGCCGTCTACGAGCGCAAGGCAGCCCTGGAGGCGAAGTACGGCCTGAAGCTCACCCTCGTCGACAACGACAAGGCCGAGGAGTGGAACAACGCCTACTCCCTGTGGTGCGCCCGTGACGTCATAAAGCAGGGCGTCATCCTCGCCAACGGCGACACCGTGCACCCCGTCTCCGTCGAGCAGACCCTGCTTGCCGCCCGCGGCAACGGCCAGAAGATCATCCTCGCCCTCGACACGGTGAAGCATCTCGCCGACGAGGAGATGAAGGTCATCACCGACGGCGACAAGGGTGTGCAGCGCATCACCAAGCTGATGGACCCGGCCACCGCCACCGGTGAGTACATCGGCGTCACCCTCATCGAGCCCGAGGCCGCCGACGAGCTCGCCGACGCGCTGAAGACCACCTTCGAGCGCGACCCCGACCTCTACTACGAGGACGGCTACCAGGAGCTCGTGAACCGCGGCTTCACCGTGGACGTGGCCCCCATCGGCGACGTCAAGTGGGTCGAGATCGACAACCACGACGACCTCGCGAAGGGCCGTGAGATCGCGTGCCTGTACTGA
- a CDS encoding DUF5941 domain-containing protein: MSTAIVTGPPVPGSSLEGDLRSLGFDVRVASGAQDTAALVAAVPGTDRVAVVDPRFVGHVHALRLALTDPRFPAAAVPGALTVQPQARAALTRALSVAVGTGTPSGVAGPAPSDAAEAAIAAGAGDAADDSDSLSAVRAAVRPAAGSTGAGTPVVPDALADALDAEGTAVHRPELGSLVATVPADPQTRNEARQAVAAVDDEAVRLRSAVKARDGFFTTFCISPYSRYLARWCARRGLTPNQVTTASLLTALIAAGSAATGTRGGYIAAGVLLLFSFVLDCTDGQLARYSLQYSTMGAWLDATFDRAKEYAYYAGLALGAARGGDDVWALALGAMVLQTCRHVVDFSFYEANHDATAVGKSVTGSPTAALSEKLDSVGWTVWLRRMIVLPIGERWAMIAVLTAVATPRIVFYALLIGCAFAACYTTAGRVLRSLTRKARRTDRAAQALADLADSGPLAESAARAFTTAARKLPAFGPLAIALAGGAALVASATFTDYGSLWPVVAAVAYVITSGTAVARPLKGSLDWLVPPVFRAAEYCTVLALAARAEVNGALPAAFGLVAAVAYHHYDTVYRIRGGTGAPPHWLVRATGGHEGRVLAVALLAAVVADADFTIALTALAVVVALVVLVESIRFWVSSGAPAVHDEGEPA; encoded by the coding sequence CTGTCGACCGCCATCGTCACCGGTCCGCCGGTACCCGGATCGTCGCTCGAGGGCGATCTGCGGTCGCTGGGCTTCGACGTCCGGGTCGCCTCGGGCGCCCAGGACACCGCAGCGCTGGTCGCAGCGGTGCCGGGCACCGACCGCGTCGCCGTCGTCGACCCCCGCTTCGTGGGGCACGTTCACGCCCTGCGGCTGGCGCTGACGGACCCCCGCTTCCCGGCCGCCGCGGTCCCGGGCGCACTGACAGTGCAGCCTCAGGCACGGGCTGCTCTGACCCGGGCTCTGTCGGTCGCGGTGGGCACAGGGACCCCGTCCGGCGTGGCCGGACCCGCACCGTCCGATGCCGCCGAGGCGGCGATCGCCGCAGGGGCAGGCGACGCGGCCGACGACAGTGACTCCCTGTCGGCTGTCCGGGCCGCGGTGCGGCCCGCCGCAGGCAGCACGGGCGCGGGGACGCCGGTAGTGCCCGACGCGCTCGCCGACGCGCTCGACGCCGAGGGCACCGCCGTGCACCGGCCCGAGCTGGGGTCGCTCGTGGCGACTGTGCCCGCTGATCCCCAGACCCGTAACGAGGCCCGGCAGGCCGTCGCCGCGGTCGACGACGAGGCGGTACGGCTGCGCTCCGCCGTGAAGGCCCGCGACGGCTTCTTCACCACCTTCTGCATCAGTCCGTACTCCCGCTATCTCGCCCGCTGGTGTGCGCGGCGCGGACTGACCCCGAACCAGGTCACCACCGCCTCGCTGCTCACCGCCCTGATCGCGGCCGGCAGCGCGGCCACCGGCACCCGCGGCGGCTACATCGCGGCGGGCGTGCTGCTGCTCTTCTCCTTCGTCCTGGACTGCACCGACGGGCAGCTGGCCCGTTACTCGCTGCAGTACTCGACGATGGGCGCCTGGCTGGACGCGACGTTCGACCGCGCCAAGGAGTACGCGTACTACGCCGGTCTCGCCCTCGGTGCCGCCCGCGGCGGCGACGACGTATGGGCGCTGGCACTTGGCGCGATGGTGCTGCAGACCTGCCGCCATGTCGTGGACTTCTCCTTCTACGAGGCGAACCACGACGCGACGGCCGTTGGTAAATCCGTGACTGGCAGCCCCACCGCCGCGCTCTCCGAGAAGCTCGACAGCGTCGGCTGGACGGTCTGGCTGCGACGCATGATCGTGCTGCCGATCGGCGAGCGCTGGGCCATGATCGCCGTGCTGACGGCCGTGGCCACGCCCCGGATCGTCTTCTACGCCCTGCTCATCGGCTGCGCCTTCGCCGCCTGCTACACCACGGCGGGCCGCGTCCTGCGCTCGCTGACCCGCAAGGCGCGCAGGACCGACCGGGCCGCCCAGGCGCTCGCCGACCTGGCCGACTCGGGCCCGCTCGCCGAGAGCGCCGCGCGCGCCTTCACGACGGCCGCCCGGAAGCTTCCCGCGTTCGGGCCGCTCGCGATTGCGCTGGCCGGCGGCGCCGCTCTTGTGGCAAGTGCCACGTTCACCGACTACGGCTCACTCTGGCCGGTCGTCGCAGCTGTGGCGTATGTCATCACCTCGGGCACAGCCGTCGCCCGCCCCCTCAAGGGCTCCCTCGACTGGCTCGTCCCGCCGGTGTTCCGGGCCGCCGAATACTGCACCGTCCTGGCGCTCGCCGCCCGGGCAGAGGTGAACGGAGCGTTGCCCGCGGCCTTCGGACTGGTGGCGGCGGTCGCCTACCATCACTACGACACGGTGTACCGCATCCGCGGCGGAACGGGCGCGCCGCCGCACTGGCTGGTGCGGGCGACCGGCGGGCACGAGGGGCGGGTCCTGGCAGTCGCGCTGCTGGCCGCGGTGGTCGCCGACGCAGACTTCACCATCGCGCTGACGGCCCTCGCTGTGGTCGTCGCACTCGTGGTGCTTGTGGAGAGCATCCGCTTCTGGGTGTCCTCCGGAGCACCCGCCGTACATGACGAAGGAGAACCCGCATGA
- the galE gene encoding UDP-glucose 4-epimerase GalE: protein MTWLITGGAGYIGAHVARAMTAAGERVVVLDDVSSGIPERLPQEIPLVRGAVLDRELLDRTLAEHAVTGVVHLAAKKQVGESVEQPLRYYRENVHGLTVLLEAVVAAGVRRFLFSSSAAVYGVPEMDLIPESAPCEPISPYGETKLAGEWLVRATGHAHSMATACLRYFNVAGSARPELADTGVFNIIPMFFDRITRGEAPRIFGADYPTPDGTCIRDYIHVADLADAHLAVARRLAEQDEAGDLTVNIGRGVGVSVRELADLVGEVTGYGEAPVIEQRRPGDAAKAVASVDLIAKELGWTASRGVREMVESAWEGWCLRHPGARIK from the coding sequence ATGACTTGGCTGATCACAGGTGGAGCGGGGTATATCGGCGCGCATGTGGCGCGGGCCATGACAGCGGCGGGTGAGCGGGTCGTCGTCCTCGACGATGTCTCGTCGGGCATACCCGAGCGACTGCCCCAGGAGATTCCGCTGGTCCGCGGCGCGGTCCTGGACCGGGAGCTGCTCGACCGCACCCTCGCCGAGCACGCCGTCACCGGTGTCGTACATCTCGCGGCGAAGAAGCAGGTCGGGGAGTCCGTCGAGCAGCCGCTGCGCTACTACCGGGAGAATGTGCACGGTCTGACGGTGCTCCTCGAGGCGGTCGTCGCGGCAGGTGTGCGGCGCTTCCTGTTCTCCTCCTCGGCCGCCGTATACGGCGTGCCCGAGATGGACCTGATCCCCGAGTCCGCTCCGTGCGAACCGATCAGTCCGTATGGCGAGACCAAGCTGGCGGGCGAGTGGCTGGTACGGGCGACAGGCCACGCGCACTCCATGGCCACAGCCTGTCTGCGCTACTTCAATGTGGCGGGCTCTGCCCGGCCGGAGCTGGCCGATACCGGAGTGTTCAACATCATCCCGATGTTCTTCGACCGGATCACCCGTGGTGAGGCCCCGCGGATCTTCGGCGCCGACTACCCGACGCCGGACGGCACCTGCATCCGTGACTACATCCATGTCGCGGACCTGGCGGACGCCCATCTCGCGGTGGCCCGCCGGCTGGCCGAGCAGGACGAGGCCGGGGATCTGACGGTCAACATCGGCCGGGGCGTCGGCGTCTCGGTGCGCGAACTGGCCGATCTGGTGGGCGAGGTCACGGGGTACGGCGAGGCGCCGGTGATCGAGCAGCGCCGTCCGGGCGATGCCGCCAAGGCCGTCGCCTCGGTAGATCTGATCGCCAAGGAGCTGGGCTGGACGGCGTCGCGCGGGGTGCGCGAGATGGTCGAGTCGGCCTGGGAGGGCTGGTGCCTGCGGCACCCCGGAGCCCGCATCAAGTGA
- a CDS encoding cation diffusion facilitator family transporter has product MGAGHDHGHSHGGPPPTGTAASAYKGRLRIALAITLSVMVLEIVGGILSDSLALIADAAHMATDAVGLAMALLAIHFANRPAGLNRTFGFARAEILAALANCLLLLGVGGYLLFEAVERFITPAETKGWLTIAFAVVGLLANMVSLSILVRGQKESLNVRGAYLEVLADTLGSLMVLVSAAIILATGWLPADPIASLVIGLMIVPRTWKLLRETLNVLLEAAPKGVDMGEVRAHIVALPGVEDVHDLHAWTITSGMPVLSAHVVVSQHILDAVGHEKMLHDLQGCIGGHFDVEHCTFQLEPVGHAEHEARLCH; this is encoded by the coding sequence ATGGGGGCTGGGCACGACCACGGGCATTCGCACGGCGGGCCGCCGCCGACCGGCACCGCGGCCTCGGCCTACAAGGGACGGCTGCGCATCGCGCTCGCCATCACGCTGAGCGTGATGGTCCTGGAGATCGTCGGCGGCATCCTCTCCGACTCCCTCGCCCTCATCGCCGACGCCGCCCATATGGCGACGGACGCGGTCGGTCTCGCGATGGCGCTGCTGGCGATCCACTTCGCCAACCGGCCCGCCGGACTGAACCGCACCTTCGGCTTCGCCCGGGCCGAGATCCTGGCCGCGCTCGCCAACTGCCTGCTGCTGCTCGGCGTCGGCGGCTATCTGCTCTTCGAGGCGGTGGAGCGCTTCATCACCCCGGCCGAGACCAAGGGCTGGCTGACGATCGCGTTCGCCGTGGTCGGCCTGCTGGCCAACATGGTCTCGCTCTCGATCCTGGTGCGGGGTCAGAAGGAGAGCCTCAATGTGCGCGGGGCGTATCTGGAGGTGCTCGCGGACACGCTCGGCTCGCTGATGGTGCTGGTCTCGGCCGCCATCATCCTCGCGACCGGCTGGCTGCCGGCCGACCCCATCGCATCACTCGTCATCGGCCTGATGATCGTGCCGCGCACCTGGAAGCTGCTGCGGGAGACCCTCAACGTCCTGCTGGAGGCGGCTCCGAAGGGCGTCGACATGGGCGAGGTACGGGCCCACATAGTGGCGCTCCCCGGCGTGGAGGACGTCCACGATCTGCACGCCTGGACGATCACTTCCGGGATGCCGGTGCTCTCCGCGCATGTGGTGGTGAGCCAGCACATCCTGGACGCGGTCGGGCACGAGAAGATGCTGCACGATCTGCAGGGGTGCATCGGGGGCCACTTCGACGTGGAGCACTGCACCTTCCAGCTGGAGCCGGTCGGCCATGCGGAGCACGAGGCCAGGCTCTGTCACTGA
- a CDS encoding bifunctional class I SAM-dependent methyltransferase/N-acetyltransferase — MSDNALHDAFFALHHGLPRQGPGSDSTSRRLLALAGPLPARPRVLDLGCGPGRSALLLADEAGAQVTAVDLHEPFLDELRHTAEARGLGDAIRTVKADMAELPCPDGSFDLVWAESSAYNIGFDTALRQWRRLLAPGGSLVITECEWTAGDPSAQARAFWDQHYALRTSAANISAAVAAGYTVLGVHRQPESDWEEYYGPLGERADAADASAPGMAQALAATWAEIAMRRDHGTEYGYTGYVLRPADRRWRTRPETTADIPAVRAVNAAAFPTAEEAGLVDELRRDGDAWLPGMSYVAEAADGSVAAYALLTRCHVGDVPAVALAPVAVAPEHQRGGAGQAVVRAVLDVARIRQERLVLVLGHPGYYPRFGFEPASRYGIRPTFQVPDAAMLALVLDGSRGVPQGTIRYPAAFGV, encoded by the coding sequence TTGTCCGACAACGCTCTTCATGACGCCTTCTTCGCCCTGCACCACGGCCTTCCGCGGCAGGGTCCCGGCTCCGACTCCACCTCCCGTCGGCTGCTCGCCCTCGCCGGGCCGCTGCCGGCGCGTCCCCGCGTGCTCGATCTGGGCTGCGGCCCCGGCCGCAGCGCGCTGCTGCTGGCCGACGAGGCCGGTGCACAGGTGACGGCCGTCGATCTGCACGAGCCGTTCCTCGACGAACTGCGCCACACCGCCGAGGCCCGCGGGCTCGGCGACGCGATCCGCACCGTCAAGGCCGATATGGCCGAACTCCCCTGCCCCGACGGCTCGTTCGACCTCGTCTGGGCGGAGAGCTCCGCGTACAACATCGGCTTCGACACCGCTCTGCGGCAGTGGCGGCGGCTGCTCGCCCCGGGCGGCTCGCTCGTCATCACCGAATGCGAGTGGACGGCCGGGGATCCCTCGGCCCAAGCCCGCGCCTTCTGGGACCAGCACTATGCGCTGCGTACGAGCGCCGCGAACATCTCGGCGGCCGTCGCGGCGGGCTACACCGTCCTCGGGGTGCACCGGCAGCCCGAGAGCGACTGGGAGGAGTACTACGGCCCGCTCGGCGAGCGGGCCGACGCGGCGGACGCCTCGGCTCCGGGCATGGCGCAGGCGCTTGCCGCCACCTGGGCGGAGATCGCGATGCGCCGTGACCACGGCACGGAGTACGGCTACACGGGCTATGTCCTGCGGCCCGCCGACCGGCGCTGGCGCACCAGGCCGGAGACGACGGCCGACATTCCGGCCGTGCGTGCCGTCAATGCCGCGGCCTTCCCGACCGCCGAGGAGGCGGGCCTTGTCGACGAGCTGCGCCGGGACGGCGATGCGTGGCTGCCCGGGATGTCGTACGTCGCCGAGGCGGCGGACGGCTCGGTCGCGGCGTACGCACTGCTCACCCGCTGCCATGTCGGGGACGTCCCCGCGGTGGCGCTGGCTCCGGTCGCGGTGGCTCCCGAACACCAGCGGGGCGGCGCGGGGCAGGCGGTCGTCCGGGCGGTGCTCGATGTGGCAAGAATCCGCCAGGAGCGGCTCGTCCTGGTCCTCGGGCATCCCGGGTACTACCCGAGGTTCGGCTTCGAGCCGGCGTCACGGTACGGAATCAGGCCAACCTTCCAGGTGCCCGACGCGGCCATGCTGGCCCTTGTGCTGGACGGTTCCCGAGGCGTGCCGCAGGGCACGATCCGCTATCCGGCGGCCTTCGGTGTCTGA
- the idi gene encoding isopentenyl-diphosphate Delta-isomerase, whose product MPISPATAANSSSNGAPQAILLELVDEHGNTIGTAEKLSAHQAPGQLHRAFSVFLFDEHGRLLLQRRALGKYHSPGVWSNTCCGHPFPGEAPFAAAARRTHEELGVSPSLLAEAGTVRYNHPDPDSGLVEQEYNHLFVGLVQAPLRPDPDEVGETAFVTPKELTDRHAEAPFSAWFMTVLDAARPAIKELTGPSGGW is encoded by the coding sequence ATGCCGATCTCACCAGCCACCGCGGCGAACAGCTCGTCGAACGGCGCTCCCCAAGCGATCCTGCTCGAGCTGGTCGACGAGCACGGCAATACCATCGGCACCGCGGAGAAACTCTCCGCCCATCAGGCGCCCGGGCAGCTGCACCGGGCGTTCTCCGTCTTCCTCTTCGACGAGCACGGGCGGCTGCTGCTGCAGCGCCGTGCACTGGGCAAGTACCACTCCCCCGGCGTCTGGTCGAACACCTGCTGCGGACATCCGTTCCCGGGTGAGGCCCCCTTCGCGGCCGCCGCCCGGCGTACGCACGAGGAGCTCGGGGTCTCGCCCTCACTGCTCGCCGAGGCGGGCACGGTCCGCTACAACCACCCGGACCCGGACTCGGGGCTGGTGGAGCAGGAGTACAACCACCTCTTCGTGGGTCTGGTGCAGGCTCCACTGCGGCCGGACCCGGACGAGGTCGGTGAGACGGCCTTCGTGACGCCGAAGGAACTGACGGACCGGCATGCCGAGGCGCCGTTCTCGGCGTGGTTCATGACGGTGCTGGACGCGGCCCGCCCAGCGATCAAGGAGCTCACGGGCCCCTCCGGCGGCTGGTGA
- a CDS encoding ATP-binding protein, producing the protein MESRGSVPARPLSYEGVWRFTAPALDVSVPQARHAVRDLLNRQGVPAEDDLVQGLLLIVSELVTNAVRHAALLSPEIAVEVAIGAEWIRVSVEDNHPYRPKALVTDYGQTGGRGLLLVREITLEAGGSCDVEHTASGGKIIWAALPLRPTGGTTPL; encoded by the coding sequence ATGGAGAGCCGCGGGAGCGTCCCGGCCCGGCCACTGTCGTACGAGGGCGTCTGGCGTTTCACCGCCCCTGCCCTCGACGTGTCCGTCCCGCAGGCCCGGCACGCCGTACGGGATCTGCTGAACCGCCAAGGCGTGCCCGCCGAGGACGATCTCGTCCAGGGGCTGCTGCTGATCGTCTCCGAGCTGGTCACCAATGCCGTACGGCACGCGGCCCTGCTCTCGCCCGAGATCGCCGTCGAGGTCGCCATCGGCGCGGAGTGGATCCGGGTGTCCGTGGAGGACAACCACCCCTACCGGCCCAAGGCGCTGGTGACCGATTACGGGCAGACCGGCGGCCGTGGTCTGCTGCTCGTGCGCGAGATCACCCTGGAAGCCGGCGGATCCTGCGACGTCGAGCACACCGCGAGCGGCGGCAAGATCATCTGGGCCGCACTGCCGCTGAGACCGACCGGCGGCACCACGCCGCTCTAG
- a CDS encoding enoyl-CoA hydratase/isomerase family protein, with the protein MEQRERSQPQLTHTVADGVATVVISNPDKRNAMTAGMWRALPELLARLAADTAVRALVLTGQGATFCAGADISSLREPGETPQTLAVRAEEALAAFPKPTLAAVRGYCVGGGCQLAAACDLRFAEQDALFGVTPAKLGIVYPASTTRRLVSLVGPAAAKYLLFSGELIDTERALRTGLVDEVLPRGELGKRTAEFTRVVTSRSQLTQAAAKEFATGRTDRDAHWAELARASGDPAEGVAAFLERRAPRFTWSV; encoded by the coding sequence ATGGAGCAGAGGGAGCGGTCGCAGCCGCAGTTGACCCACACCGTTGCGGACGGGGTCGCCACCGTCGTCATCAGCAATCCCGACAAGCGCAATGCCATGACCGCGGGGATGTGGCGGGCGCTTCCCGAACTGCTCGCGCGGCTGGCGGCGGATACGGCGGTACGCGCGCTGGTGCTGACCGGCCAGGGCGCGACTTTTTGCGCCGGCGCCGACATCTCCTCGCTGCGGGAGCCCGGCGAGACCCCTCAGACCCTTGCCGTACGCGCCGAGGAGGCGCTCGCCGCGTTCCCGAAGCCGACGCTCGCCGCCGTCCGCGGCTACTGCGTGGGCGGCGGCTGCCAGCTCGCCGCGGCCTGCGATCTGCGGTTCGCGGAACAGGACGCGCTGTTCGGGGTGACTCCGGCGAAGCTCGGGATCGTCTATCCGGCCTCGACGACCCGGCGGCTGGTCTCGCTGGTGGGTCCCGCCGCCGCGAAGTATCTGCTCTTCTCGGGCGAGTTGATCGACACGGAACGGGCGCTGCGCACCGGTCTGGTGGACGAGGTGCTGCCGAGGGGCGAACTGGGCAAGCGCACCGCGGAGTTCACCAGGGTCGTCACCTCGCGCTCGCAGCTCACCCAGGCCGCGGCGAAGGAGTTCGCCACGGGCCGTACCGACCGGGACGCCCACTGGGCTGAGCTGGCGCGCGCGAGCGGCGACCCCGCGGAGGGGGTCGCCGCCTTCCTGGAGCGCAGGGCACCCCGTTTCACCTGGAGTGTGTGA
- a CDS encoding DJ-1/PfpI family protein has product MSTGSGWNTLEETADGVEEVSRAAGYGTLLARLPGAETVFVAKETGPVRGDQGSLALVADRTLAEVPRPDIVLVPGGPGSREAMHDETILNWLRTADATSTWTTSVCTGSLVLAGAGLLKGRRATTHWLALDDLAPLGAEPTGERVVFDGKYVTAAGVSSGIDMALHLLGRIAGDEVAQTVQLLTEYDPQPPYDAGSPEKAPAEIVAHWRGQAEKITHSR; this is encoded by the coding sequence ATGTCGACCGGGTCCGGCTGGAACACGCTGGAGGAGACCGCCGACGGGGTCGAGGAGGTCTCGCGCGCGGCCGGCTACGGCACGCTGCTCGCCCGGCTGCCCGGAGCCGAGACCGTGTTCGTGGCGAAGGAGACCGGTCCGGTCCGGGGCGACCAGGGCAGCCTCGCCCTGGTCGCCGACCGCACCCTGGCAGAGGTGCCGCGCCCCGACATCGTCCTGGTGCCCGGCGGCCCCGGCTCCCGCGAGGCCATGCACGACGAGACGATCCTCAACTGGCTGCGTACGGCGGATGCCACCAGCACCTGGACCACCTCGGTGTGCACCGGCTCGCTGGTGCTCGCCGGCGCCGGTCTGCTGAAGGGGCGCCGCGCCACCACGCACTGGCTGGCGCTCGACGATCTGGCGCCCCTCGGCGCCGAGCCGACCGGCGAACGGGTCGTCTTCGACGGCAAGTACGTCACGGCGGCGGGTGTGTCCTCCGGCATCGACATGGCCCTGCATCTGCTCGGCCGGATCGCGGGCGACGAGGTCGCCCAGACCGTGCAGCTGCTCACGGAGTACGACCCGCAGCCGCCGTACGACGCAGGCTCGCCGGAGAAGGCGCCGGCCGAGATCGTCGCGCACTGGCGCGGCCAGGCGGAGAAGATCACACACTCCAGGTGA
- a CDS encoding LPFR motif small protein has product MFRAVADALRMIGSAIATVVTLPFRMLARLFGGASRGGGRTRRV; this is encoded by the coding sequence TTGTTCCGCGCAGTCGCAGACGCACTCCGAATGATCGGCTCAGCGATCGCCACCGTGGTGACGCTGCCCTTCCGGATGCTCGCCCGACTCTTCGGCGGAGCCTCGCGCGGCGGAGGCCGAACTCGCCGCGTCTGA